The Lysinibacillus pakistanensis genome includes a window with the following:
- a CDS encoding RNA polymerase sigma factor yields the protein MNKEWERLLLAHAEVVFKYLIKIGATKEDAEDVVQEAIIKTIECLSTIRHDNLRAWLFKVALNRYYTLYNKQKRATLIGDNEIEKLKIALDDAEQHYLQKEQHAKINEALQGLQPAFQQLLLMKYDMELSYKEIAAILAVSESHVKTYLQRARKAYKKQWEMLEDGQPF from the coding sequence ATGAATAAAGAGTGGGAGCGTCTATTGCTTGCGCATGCAGAAGTCGTTTTCAAATATTTGATAAAAATAGGGGCTACAAAAGAAGATGCAGAGGACGTTGTACAAGAGGCAATCATTAAAACAATTGAGTGTTTGTCTACAATTCGACATGATAATTTACGAGCTTGGCTATTCAAGGTCGCCCTTAATCGCTACTATACGTTGTATAACAAGCAAAAGCGCGCAACATTAATCGGTGACAATGAAATCGAAAAATTAAAAATTGCATTGGATGATGCAGAACAACATTATTTACAAAAAGAGCAACATGCAAAGATTAATGAAGCCTTGCAGGGGCTACAGCCAGCATTTCAGCAATTACTTTTAATGAAATACGATATGGAATTGTCCTATAAAGAAATCGCTGCGATTCTAGCGGTGAGTGAATCGCATGTAAAAACTTATTTACAGCGAGCACGTAAAGCATATAAAAAACAGTGGGAGATGTTAGAAGATGGACAACCTTTTTGA
- a CDS encoding anti sigma factor C-terminal domain-containing protein: protein MDNLFDTEQMKKTMKKAQRCATWKTIIITFVVMVVTLFGGKIANDAITRFLQSHAQNTFYTLHQVKGANEFIGSIRNYAGILGGEMHYKTIKYIEGKVVLTGDDALGYGFLRNEELYEGAISHLTFGMSNSEQDLNSQRYNEFGQREMLFFYPFINYQKTKNDLALLPEIDDHKVMEIALSFDKGYSMQEALTKLPKEVNTTWLWVKDVNEADDHTGKIKHNGKGIYSYNVFRSEQDVYGFSLLNANGDVTENPAKLFVQAISSGARQSSSLKDEYKRLEKEIGGADGLSVNDLVIYGAVVTGNTKTLASLKNLDFIKASSIGVITDKY, encoded by the coding sequence ATGGACAACCTTTTTGATACAGAACAGATGAAAAAAACAATGAAAAAAGCCCAGCGCTGCGCAACATGGAAAACGATTATCATCACGTTTGTCGTAATGGTTGTGACATTGTTTGGTGGAAAAATAGCTAATGACGCAATTACTAGATTTTTACAAAGTCACGCTCAAAATACCTTTTATACCTTACATCAAGTAAAAGGTGCAAATGAATTTATTGGATCAATCAGAAATTACGCTGGGATTTTAGGCGGTGAAATGCATTATAAAACAATTAAATACATTGAAGGAAAGGTTGTTCTCACTGGAGACGATGCATTGGGCTATGGTTTTTTACGAAACGAGGAGTTATATGAAGGCGCTATTTCTCATCTAACATTTGGAATGAGTAACAGTGAACAAGATTTAAATTCTCAACGTTATAATGAATTTGGACAGCGTGAAATGTTGTTTTTCTATCCATTTATAAATTATCAAAAGACGAAAAATGATTTAGCGTTGTTGCCCGAAATTGATGATCATAAAGTAATGGAAATCGCTTTATCTTTTGATAAAGGTTATTCAATGCAGGAAGCACTTACGAAACTGCCGAAAGAGGTGAATACTACTTGGCTATGGGTTAAAGATGTGAATGAAGCAGACGACCATACTGGCAAAATTAAACATAATGGAAAGGGTATATATAGCTACAATGTGTTTCGTTCAGAACAAGATGTATATGGTTTCTCTCTTTTAAACGCGAACGGTGATGTAACAGAGAACCCAGCAAAGCTATTTGTCCAAGCTATATCAAGCGGGGCAAGACAATCATCAAGTTTAAAAGATGAATATAAACGATTGGAAAAAGAAATTGGTGGTGCTGATGGGCTGTCTGTGAACGACCTTGTTATCTATGGGGCAGTTGTCACTGGTAATACGAAGACATTAGCGAGTCTGAAGAATCTTGATTTTATAAAAGCATCCTCAATTGGAGTAATTACAGATAAATATTAA